From a single Nicotiana tomentosiformis chromosome 2, ASM39032v3, whole genome shotgun sequence genomic region:
- the LOC104086403 gene encoding protein IRX15-LIKE-like, translated as MKNNIGSNTKLILLHPYIQKQGSSNRLLWVLAFISFFTLAFLLTLIYTRESITSYTSVAAVSAISGSTNPPLSKAVVRALTHYASNSNNTEHMSYTDIKQIADVLRQCQQPCNLLVFGLTHETLLWKALNHNGRTVFIDENRYYAAYIEEKYPGIEAYDVQYTTKLSEMKELIAAAKEQARNECKPVQNLLFSECKLGLNDLPNQFYEVNWDVILVDGPRGYWPEAPGRMSAIFTAGVLARSKKSGNPKTHVFVHDFNQKVDRITSEEFLCKENLVKSKHMLGHFVIGRMDSNSYHFCRNHI; from the coding sequence ATGAAGAACAACATAGGCAGTAACACAAAACTCATACTCCTACATCCTTATATCCAGAAACAGGGCAGCTCCAATCGTTTATTATGGgttcttgcttttatttcattcttcactCTTGCCTTTCTTCTTACTCTTATTTACACCAGAGAATCCATTACCAGTTATACCTCTGTAGCTGCAGTCTCTGCCATTTCTGGTTCAACCAATCCTCCATTGTCAAAGGCAGTGGTTAGGGCCTTAACACATTATGCTTCAAATTCCAATAACACTGAACATATGTCATATACAGATATCAAACAAATTGCTGATGTCCTCCGACAATGTCAACAACCTTGTAATCTCCTCGTTTTCGGCCTTACACATGAGACCCTTCTCTGGAAAGCCTTAAATCACAATGGACGAACAGTTTTCATCGACGAAAATAGATATTATGCTGCTTACATTGAGGAAAAATACCCAGGAATTGAAGCTTACGACGTGCAGTATACAACCAAGTTAAGTGAAATGAAAGAGTTGATTGCAGCAGCGAAGGAACAGGCACGAAATGAGTGTAAGCCAGTGCAGAATTTGTTGTTTTCGGAGTGTAAACTTGGACTTAATGACCTTCCTAACCAATTCTATGAAGTGAATTGGGATGTTATTTTGGTTGATGGACCAAGAGGGTATTGGCCTGAAGCACCTGGTCGAATGTCTGCTATTTTCACTGCTGGTGTGCTGGCGCGGAGCAAGAAGAGTGGCAACCCGAAAACACACGTTTTTGTGCATGATTTTAATCAAAAAGTTGATAGAATTACTAGTGAAGAGTTCTTGTGTAAAGAGAATTTGGTTAAGTCAAAGCATATGTTGGGGCATTTTGTCATAGGAAGAATGGATTCCAACAGCTACCACTTCTGTCGCAACCATATATAA